A single Bacteroidales bacterium DNA region contains:
- a CDS encoding OmpA family protein, whose product MKKTFYLFTVLFSISLYAMAGGIVTNTNQSAAFIRLGARNAAFGLDGVYYNPAGLTNLCNGLFLSLNNQTIFQTNTIKNSYPYLHGAPTAKYTGDVSAPVFPGFYAGYKFGKFALSFGFNPIGGGGGAKYDEGVPEFEIPISNLVPMLNSDFGVTDYKADISFEGTSVYFGYQGGLSYEVSPVVSLYVGLRYVTVKNTYKGSIRNIMVNPGGVQFVRAQDWGMEMSDYYTGIASNYTMASAGAQQLTTAGLGGYTYEQIASLGFITAEQQAGFEQALQGAGQPVDTPIGDSQAIFDATATKATAGAGQMDGLAAQTGDKEVDAEQTGSGITPIIAANLTLAKKLTLSLRYEFLTKIDVTNDTKTDDTGMFPDGEKSSSDLPGMLAVGASYPLTNKFRAYADFNYYWDKQANYGKTNDLGQYINNESLIDHNMWELGAGLEYNISKKFLVSAGYIYSASDVMQDYQSNLSYSLTSNTVGFGGAWQITPKIGLNLGCMLVYYKDDEKDYSYTFTDEMTIPVTETYGKFTQVFAIGLDLTFCEPFRDKDKDGVPDKFDLCPNTPLGISVTEDGCPVDADKDGIPDYLDKCVTVAGIETFNGCPDTDGDGIQDSEDDCPSVKGTAAFRGCPDTDGDGIKDADDKCPTVKGIALFEGCPDTDGDGIADADDQCPNDKGPKELKGCPDTDGDGIVDIDDKCPTVAGIVENKGCPAVKEETQKVFDQALRGINFETAKDVIKVSSYPILDNVVNIMQENPEYNLEINGHTDSQGDDASNMDLSQRRANAVKKYLTDKGISATRMVAKGFGETLPVESNDTAAGRAQNRRVEFKVFF is encoded by the coding sequence ATCAAGAACAGCTATCCCTATCTGCATGGCGCCCCGACAGCAAAGTACACAGGAGATGTATCAGCTCCTGTATTTCCGGGTTTTTATGCTGGTTATAAGTTCGGAAAATTTGCCCTGTCTTTTGGATTCAACCCGATTGGCGGAGGAGGGGGAGCGAAATACGACGAGGGTGTGCCCGAATTTGAAATTCCCATTTCCAATCTTGTCCCGATGCTGAACAGCGATTTCGGTGTCACGGATTACAAGGCCGATATTAGTTTTGAAGGCACTTCGGTCTACTTCGGATACCAGGGAGGGCTCTCCTATGAGGTTTCACCGGTGGTCTCTCTTTATGTGGGATTACGCTATGTTACCGTAAAGAACACCTACAAGGGAAGTATCCGCAACATTATGGTGAACCCCGGTGGCGTTCAGTTCGTACGCGCACAAGATTGGGGAATGGAAATGTCGGACTACTATACAGGTATTGCCTCAAATTATACCATGGCCTCTGCCGGTGCCCAGCAGCTGACCACTGCCGGGCTGGGTGGTTATACCTATGAACAGATAGCCTCATTGGGTTTTATTACGGCAGAGCAACAGGCAGGCTTTGAACAGGCCCTCCAGGGTGCCGGACAACCGGTGGATACTCCGATCGGGGATTCTCAGGCGATCTTCGATGCCACTGCCACCAAAGCCACGGCAGGAGCGGGTCAGATGGATGGACTTGCGGCTCAGACCGGTGATAAGGAAGTGGATGCCGAACAAACCGGATCAGGCATTACGCCCATCATTGCCGCAAATCTTACCCTGGCGAAGAAACTGACTTTATCCCTGCGCTATGAATTCCTGACAAAGATCGACGTGACCAATGACACGAAAACCGACGATACAGGCATGTTCCCCGATGGTGAGAAATCAAGCAGCGATCTGCCCGGCATGCTGGCAGTCGGAGCTTCTTATCCCTTAACGAATAAGTTCAGGGCCTATGCCGATTTTAATTACTACTGGGATAAACAGGCCAATTATGGCAAGACCAACGACCTGGGTCAATACATCAATAACGAGTCGCTTATTGATCATAATATGTGGGAACTGGGAGCCGGGCTTGAATACAACATCTCCAAAAAGTTCCTGGTCAGTGCTGGTTACATTTATTCAGCCAGCGATGTGATGCAGGACTATCAGTCGAATCTTAGCTACAGCCTTACCTCCAACACCGTTGGTTTCGGTGGCGCCTGGCAGATCACACCCAAGATCGGCTTGAACCTTGGTTGCATGCTGGTTTATTATAAGGATGATGAAAAGGACTATTCCTATACTTTCACGGATGAAATGACCATACCGGTGACCGAAACCTATGGCAAATTCACACAGGTATTTGCCATAGGTCTGGATCTCACGTTTTGCGAACCGTTCAGAGATAAAGATAAAGATGGGGTACCGGATAAATTTGACCTTTGCCCGAATACTCCGCTGGGTATCAGCGTAACGGAGGATGGCTGCCCGGTGGATGCCGACAAAGATGGTATACCCGATTACCTTGACAAATGTGTGACGGTGGCTGGAATTGAAACCTTCAATGGCTGTCCCGATACAGATGGTGACGGGATCCAGGACTCTGAAGATGATTGTCCTTCGGTGAAGGGAACTGCCGCTTTCAGGGGATGCCCCGACACAGATGGTGATGGTATCAAAGATGCCGATGATAAATGTCCTACCGTGAAGGGAATAGCTCTGTTTGAAGGGTGTCCCGATACCGACGGAGATGGAATTGCTGACGCTGATGACCAATGCCCTAACGATAAAGGACCAAAGGAGCTGAAAGGTTGCCCTGATACCGATGGGGATGGCATTGTGGATATTGACGACAAGTGTCCAACGGTTGCAGGTATTGTTGAGAACAAAGGCTGCCCGGCTGTTAAGGAAGAAACCCAGAAGGTGTTCGATCAGGCATTGAGAGGTATCAACTTTGAAACTGCAAAAGATGTCATCAAGGTCTCTTCGTACCCCATTCTGGACAACGTGGTCAACATCATGCAGGAGAATCCGGAATACAATCTGGAGATCAATGGTCATACTGATTCACAGGGTGATGATGCGTCAAATATGGACCTGTCACAGCGTCGTGCCAATGCTGTGAAGAAATATTTGACCGATAAGGGAATATCAGCTACCAGAATGGTTGCCAAAGGATTTGGCGAAACACTGCCTGTGGAAAGCAACGATACGGCTGCCGGAAGAGCCCAGAACAGAAGAGTGGAGTTCAAGGTGTTCTTCTGA
- a CDS encoding MFS transporter, with the protein MIRYTTFALLYFAQGSILGYFTALNALYLLSHGLSMSHAGLFSAIALIPLILKVFLGMLSDRVNFLGMGHRKPYIVAGLLLQASMQVIFPFIHPAESFGWLVVIGFLSLTGMALYDTCTDGLAIDITPAEDRSRLQGIMVAGRAMGIVLIAMLAGILSDLSDWKWVFWMLAAMTLLPLPFILTFHVPPHPQERSFDWSAFRIFREKPIIALAFLGLISSLITGGTNQLVNPFLKESFNISYTSAGFYSAVFGLGMIGGGFTGGRLIRKTGNRRAVITALVASLVSILALTRIVSPDMAWPLLFCFGLSYGYYETIFFATSMSMTHIRIAASMFAILMAFANLGSAIGLVGGARLSEFIGYRWTFVVFALLNLLVIFLLPALFGKRKLKMKES; encoded by the coding sequence TTGATCCGCTATACCACGTTCGCCCTGCTGTATTTCGCACAGGGCAGCATCCTGGGGTATTTCACCGCGCTGAACGCCCTTTACCTTCTTTCGCACGGTCTTTCAATGAGCCATGCAGGACTTTTTTCCGCCATTGCCCTCATTCCCCTGATCCTGAAGGTCTTCCTGGGAATGCTGAGCGACAGGGTCAACTTCCTGGGAATGGGGCACCGGAAACCATACATCGTAGCGGGATTACTGTTGCAGGCCAGCATGCAGGTCATTTTTCCCTTCATTCATCCGGCCGAATCCTTCGGATGGCTGGTGGTCATCGGCTTCCTCAGTCTGACAGGCATGGCACTGTACGACACCTGCACCGATGGTCTTGCCATTGATATTACGCCCGCCGAGGACAGAAGCCGGTTGCAGGGGATCATGGTTGCGGGCCGGGCGATGGGCATCGTCCTCATTGCGATGCTGGCAGGGATCCTGTCGGACCTGTCGGATTGGAAATGGGTCTTCTGGATGCTGGCAGCTATGACGTTGCTACCCCTGCCCTTCATCCTTACCTTCCACGTTCCGCCCCATCCGCAGGAACGCAGTTTCGACTGGAGTGCATTCCGCATCTTCCGGGAAAAACCCATCATCGCCCTGGCATTCCTTGGTCTGATCAGCTCCCTGATCACCGGCGGCACCAACCAGCTGGTGAATCCCTTTTTAAAGGAGAGCTTCAACATCTCTTATACCTCCGCAGGATTCTATTCGGCGGTCTTTGGGCTCGGAATGATCGGGGGAGGATTCACCGGGGGACGGCTGATCCGGAAGACCGGAAACCGTCGGGCCGTGATCACTGCCCTTGTGGCCTCTCTGGTTTCGATCCTTGCACTGACACGCATCGTCAGTCCTGATATGGCCTGGCCTCTGCTTTTTTGTTTCGGGCTTTCGTACGGATATTACGAAACGATTTTTTTTGCCACTTCCATGTCGATGACCCATATCCGCATCGCAGCTTCCATGTTCGCCATTCTGATGGCATTTGCCAACCTGGGTTCTGCCATCGGGCTTGTGGGCGGGGCAAGACTTTCAGAGTTCATCGGTTATCGATGGACCTTCGTGGTGTTCGCACTGCTGAACCTGCTGGTGATTTTCCTTTTACCCGCACTTTTCGGAAAAAGGAAATTGAAGATGAAAGAAAGCTAA